ACATTTTTCTATCTCAAGAATCTCTCTCACAGTTGCTTAGTAGGCAGAAATGATTCAACATGCCAGAGCAAAGAAAATTGCATATCTAAGTAAACGTGTTTAAGTGAGCGTAGAGGATAATCTCTTTCTGAATGAGGCTCATTTTTCGTTGGTGGGCACATTGCACCTTTTTTCTCTAGATTTATGACGAGTGTAACGAGAGTAACTCctcactatgcagaaatcgctccaccatttcctggttgctaaaattcgaatagttcgcctaatttcagtttgtgacgaaacaagcaagtatagtgtagagaatcattgtaccatctaaaccgcagtgaaatatattttccataaacaaaaatattgtattttcagctgtttgaagctggtgtacaaaaccaaaagatgcaaaaatgaaatgagaatgacagatctatcaCTCATATTACCATGTGAGTTTCgtcaggtcacccaaaaagttacatattgcagctttaaatttGATGGGTATGGGGGTCAGTCAGTATTATGAGGAAAAGTCTCATCATCATGGATATATCCACATTTAAAAGTTCCCTCTGTTATTCTTATGGGTAGCCTCTGGCTAGAGGTTGATGATATGTCCTACCGTGGTTTAAGATTACATTTCTTGCTAAATAAGATTTATCGACTTCATCATTTTCATTACGGATTAGCACCTACTCCAACCTCAACAGACATTCAATAATGCAATAAGCCAAACATAATCTTCCCAAAGTTGTATATATGCAAATTTCCTAGAAATTGTAATTGAGATGATTTagactttttttttaaacaaatgctTACGTTATTTTCCATACCCTGCCCACGCCTAGTGCCCAGTGTTATGCTATGCATTGCAGCGTCAGTGTGCTTGTGAAGAGTCACTCCAGCAGCTCTTTGTGCTATTATCTGTGGCACCACAGAGCACTTACTCCATCACAATAGCAGAAGCATCCGCCATTTCAATCCAGAAAATGGATTGATAAAGAGATGGAAGAAGTTGGGTTTTTTTTGGACTAtgcaatctctccctcaacaggTCTTTCTTAGTCAAATGCACAGCAGCTCCAGAGTTCCTAGGACTCCCTTGGGGCCTGGGATTGCAGTCATTTAAACAGTTTGGAGAGCAGGTCAAGGAACAGCCAGATAATCCAGTCCATCTTTCCCAGatatccttcctctctcctctaccctccctccctggttCTGTCTGAATAATGCAGACTTTGGGATCAGTGGCAGCTCCCCTGACAGACTGGACTGGGAAGCAGCTGCACATATGAAGCGCAGCCTTTGAGCTGTCACGCCCCATCTCCAGCTAAGCAAATCGGTTTAAACAGGCAAACAGCATTGAGCTCCTTCCCAAAATGTCACACCAAAGTTTTACTGCGAAACACTCATATGCTTGATGTATTACTTTTTGCAGTTGTTCAAGCTGAAACcggtgcatgtgtgtttgtatggTGCCACTCCGGAAAGGTGCAAATGCCTTGAATGTGTCGGGTCACACATGGTGCCATGCACCCTCCTTCCCACCTACCGCAACACATTACAGGAGAATTATTAATTTGTGTATTCTAAGCTAATAGTGTTCTTTGTCACACATGACTTACTATCACCATATGAAAGGGCATTTGCAATGACCAAATTTTCTGTAATGTAATAATTTGATGTATTTATTTACGTCAAGAGGAAGGACCCAGGCAAACGGTTTAGAAATTATTATTTTGCCCCCAAAAATGATTGCATGATTTACTATGTCTTCGGCATGCAGGTCCCAGCAGTGAGTCCTCCGACTGTCAACTGAAAATGATTGATTATCAATCACTCTAACCATGCGACAAATTGGTAAATAAATGTGACTGCTGTGAATAGCAGGCAACGCAGACACCGAGACGGAGCAGTGAGGCCTATAAAAGGCAACTGGTGCGCTCTGCCAGGGGCGACGGGGGGGGGCAGGAGCGTgccagggaggcagagagggtgaGCAGACAAACAAGAGGCTGTCACTGACTTCATTGATTCCACTGCGTGCCTTCAATCTTTACAAACTTCCTGTGTGCACTCACAGCTAAATATTGGTTGATGGGATCCGCAAAGCAATGTTATTTCACTGTAAACAAGGAGAGGTCTTTGGAGCATACTCTCATCGACAAATGTACATGGTATCGCTAGAATGCGCGTTTGTGTAGAACAGAGACCAGACAGTGTGAAGTGCATGCTACTCATCTGAACTGCATGAGTCATGACACAGGTTCAGCTGTTGTGGAATTGTATCTACTCCTTTTCTGAAGGAATAATCTCTAAATTGTTGCACCTGTTAATCAGGGAACTTAATATGCTCCCAACATACAGTGCTTATTGGTAATCTAATAACATCTCCTTGCAAATTCTTCAGGGAAATGATACAGACGAATCtacactatacagtatatacttgAGAAAATATTGTCTCAATATGTTTTATGAGCTCAGAGTGGAATGCAGTCGCAGTATGAGCTTGCTTTGCGTTCTACCTTTTGGCAGGGCCTATGCAGCTAAGGAACAccttatatactgtcacctctgAGTATATGTGGTATTTTGTTGCGCCATACAATATTTTGAGAGCCATTATAAAACCCATCCTCTTACATCTTACCATGCCTCAAAATGAAGGCTtggagagaaatgaagagaggcTGCAGCACACTCAGTATGGAAGATGAATAGCGCTTCCCAGGTAGGAGTTTCTGGGAACAAGTGGGTTTAGAACCATGGGGGAATACAACAGAGCAGTAAGAGTGCAATTAAAAGGAATGAACTCTAACTAGATTAGTTCTTGAGTGGGCAGACAGACGTCCTCAACACATACCAGCTTTCAaactacacattctgttactCAACTTGTAGTAGGCTATTTTCAGTTGTGTTTTTGATGGAGTGGATTGGAACATAATATTTCCACAAAAGATACACAGTTTGGCAAGCATTGATCACTGGCACTCACACGCTCATACACAGACAGGGACTGAGTGACTATCTCTGTGCAtgcatgttattgtgtgtgtgtgtgtgtgtgtgtgtgtgtgtgtgtgtgtgtgtgtgtgtgtgtgtgtgtgtgtgtgtgtgtgtgtgtgtgtgtgtgtgtgtgaccactctCAGTGCTTCTTCAAAAGCAGGATGATAGGGGAAAACTTGTAAAGCAAGTGTGCCTTCTAGTGGTGACTTGGGAGGACTATTTCACATGGGATGTGTGTAATGTTTCGCAGGTACCTGGTAGAGACGAAAGTAAAAACGAAAGCCACTTACGATAGAAGATGTATTCAGTGTAACTTGACCAGATCTTGTCCTCTGTGTGTCGATTCACGGAGGACGCTGTGACTGAAGAGTTACAGGCAACCATCTGGAAACCACACTCTGACAGGATGTCAAATGACCTCTCAAGGTGTTTGAACTTCAGGTAAAACCTGGAAGTATATCGATCCGGGGTCCTGTCTGGGTCTCGACTCTCATTCAAGGTCTCCCCAAAAACTTCCTTGGCTAACGCGACCCTCCCACAAATCAAAATCCGGGGGACCCTTCTGAATTTGGCGTCAGTTTGACTCTCTCTGCCCACTGTGCAAGAGCCCCTGTAACCAACTGTAATGAACCCACTTTTTCTGTCCGCCGGGACCAGTGACGACGGCGGACACATCTTGTGGTCGCTGCCATGAGAACCATCTTCAAAATCACTGTGGAAGTATTCGTCTGGACTGTGTTTTAAATCTTCGGGGGTCAATAGTTTGACCATGTCTGACAACTGAAAGTACTCCGCCTCTTTCCTAAGCCTCCCCTTCTCTGGAAAATGGTCGGGCAGTACAACTTGTTTGTCTCTGAGGAAGTCCAGCACATATCGAAATAAAAATCCATCTCTGTCGATAAAATAGCGTCCCTTAGGGTCCCGCGCCAAGTCGTTAGTGGCATCTTTCTTGGGTGAGAATATTTTTCCCAGCAAGGAATTCGGGGTGCTTACTAACGTTGCATGACGCGTGTAATACACCTGTCCCCCGACATTTAATTCTACAACATCTGGGAAACTATTCTGGACAGATACTTGTTCTTTGGACGTAGGGTTAGTCCTACAGTTTCCACTCAATGCCATTGTTTCCGTCATGATTGACTAAAAACTCCACCGAATTTTATATGGAAACGGTAGATTGATGTCCAAAAGTTGCTATTTTACTTGGACTAAAATAAGGTATATTTGTGTTTAAAATGTACAATTAAACACACTGAA
The DNA window shown above is from Salmo salar chromosome ssa13, Ssal_v3.1, whole genome shotgun sequence and carries:
- the LOC106567489 gene encoding BTB/POZ domain-containing protein KCTD16, whose protein sequence is MTETMALSGNCRTNPTSKEQVSVQNSFPDVVELNVGGQVYYTRHATLVSTPNSLLGKIFSPKKDATNDLARDPKGRYFIDRDGFLFRYVLDFLRDKQVVLPDHFPEKGRLRKEAEYFQLSDMVKLLTPEDLKHSPDEYFHSDFEDGSHGSDHKMCPPSSLVPADRKSGFITVGYRGSCTVGRESQTDAKFRRVPRILICGRVALAKEVFGETLNESRDPDRTPDRYTSRFYLKFKHLERSFDILSECGFQMVACNSSVTASSVNRHTEDKIWSSYTEYIFYRGTSRWSSPPCDCCCKNHKGEGESGTSFNELSTSSSESQSEASSPHGTVICGPVSQQSHVKVQTLDRPLKKGPVQMLQQSEQRRKSDLLRTLTASSRDTSTCKKRPAKEKMTIEEELEKCIQDFRKIKIPERFPERKYMWQADLLRKYRV